TCGGTTAATGAGGGAACGAGTTGCACGTGGTAAATATAAATTTGCTCCACGACCAATCTTGGTTAATAATTGGGAAGCTACTTTTATGGACTTTGATGAAAACAAATTAAAACCAATTGTTGATGAGGCTAAAAAGTTAGGAGTTGAAATGTTTGTTTTAGATGATGGTTGGTTTGGACATCGTGATGATGACAACACTTCTCTGGGTGATTGGAAAGTGTTTGCCCGTAAGTTCCCACAGGGTTTAAAACGTTTTGTAGATTACATCCATGCTAACGGATTAAAATTCGGATTATGGTTTGAACCAGAAATGATTTCAATTGATTCAGAATTATATCAACAACATCCAGATTACATGTTAAAAGTTCCTGGAAGTAAACCAAGCCCTTCACGAAATCAATATGTTTTAGATATGGGAAGACAAGAAGTACGTGATAATATCTATAATCAGATGACAGCAATTTTAGATAGTTGTCAAATTGATTATGTTAAATGGGATATGAATCGCCATTTAACAGATATTTATTCACCAGTATTACCAGCTAATCGTCAGGGAGAAGTTTTACATCGCTATGTATTAGGTTTATACCAAATGTTAGAAAAAATAACCACAGAATATCCAGACATTTTATGGGAAGGCTGTTCGGGTGGTGGTGGTCGTTTTGATGCTGGATTTTTATATTATATGCCACAATCTTGGACAAGTGATAATACTGATGCTGTAGCTCGTATTAAAATTCAGTATGGAACTTCAATAGCTTATCCAATATCATCAATGACAGCTCATGTTTCAGCATCTCCAAATCAGCAAACTGGTCGCTTAACGTCTATGAAGACGCGTGGAGAGGTTGCTATGAGTGGTGTTTTAGGATATGAATTAGACTTAACTAAACTTAGTTCTGTTGATAAAAAAGAGGTTCAAGCACAAATTGCTTTTTATAAAAAAATTCGTTCACTAGTCCAATATGGTAAATTTATTCGATTAATTAGTCCTTATGATAATAATCGCTGCGCATGGATGTTTGTATCTGATGACAAAAATGAAGCTATTGTGTTTTCTTTTAAGATAATGTCAGAAGCGCAGCCAGCGTTTGAAATTTTAAAATTATCTGGTCTTGATGCTGATAAGACTTATAAAAATCTTGATACTGGTGCAGTTATTGGTGGAGATGAACTTATGAATACTGGTTTTTATGAACCAATTACTCAGGCCGATTTTAGCTCACAAGTTTATCATTTTAAAGCTTTAGCCGGTTAGTAGTTAAGTGAACTGAGACAAACCATTGTCTGAGTTCTTTTTTATTATGCAGATTTTGTGATTAGTTCTATTTTTACAATATATAATTTTCACTATTCATCAACTTTTGACTCTAGTTAACTTTCAATACTAGTTCTCAAAGAGATTATGAAGTTTCTTATTGCGAGTTATATTTGTATACTATACAATTAAGCATGTTTAATAAAATTTTAAAAAAATTCAATTTAATGACTCTTTACTCTTGCAAACTTTAATTAATCGTACTAAAATTACAACTTGTAGATTTATGATAAGAGATAAAGGGGGGAGAAAAATATGAGCAACCGTAGAATTAACCGCGAACAGATTATTCAGACAGCACAAACGATTATTTTTGAGCAAGGAGTTAAGGCTCTTACATTTCAAAGTTTATCTAAAGCATTAAATATTCGTTCCCAGTCATTATATAATTATTTCCGTAATATCAGTGATCTGATTGATCAAATTGGCACAATTTTTATGGATAACCTTTATCGTCGCGTGACTGATGGACTAGTAGGAATGGCGGGACAAGCAGCTTTTCGCCGTTATGCTGAAATTGCACATAACTATTTTGAAAGCCAGGGCAAAATGGTAGAATTAATTTACGATGTGCATAATTTTGACCATGACAGCAGTTTTTATCAGGCGACAGCTAAAGTGTTAGACTTATTAAATAAGTTAGTTGCAAGTGTTCATTTGCGGCATATGCAAGCAGACTCATATGTTCAAACCCTGATAAGTTCAGTGCTAGGTTTTACTGTCATTGAGATTATGGGATTTTTGCCAGTGGAACGGTCGGAGCGACAACGACAATTTGAAGAACTGTTAGATTTACAACTAAGTGAGATTAGTGAAACACCAAATACATTGTAAAGAAAGCGAGCATCATAATGATTAAAAAAGAATGGAAATTCATTGGCCGCAATCGGTTAATCTTGATTTCCGTAATTGTCATGACCATAATTCCTTTTTTATATTCAATTTTCTTCTTAAAGTCAGTTTGGGATCCTTATGGCAGTACGCAAGATTTGCCAGTGGCTGTAGTTAATGAAGACCGTCCTGTACACTATAATGGTAAAAAAATGAATGTCGGGCAGCAAACAATTAAAAAGTTGAAAAAAAATAAGCAATTAGATTGGCATATTGTAAGTAAAAAGCAGGCTGCTCAAGGACTAAAAGACAGAAAATATTATACTGTGATTACAATCCCAAGTAATTTTTCTAAGAATGCCGCCACAGTCTTATCTGCAAAGCCGAAAAAAATGCAATTAAAGTATGAAACTAATGATTCATTGAATTATATTGGTGAAGTTATTAGTCAAGTGGGAGCTAGCAGCCTAGAAAAAGAAATTCGTACGGCAGTCACCAATGCCTATGCTAGTGCGATGTTTGAACAATTGCACGTCTTAGGCTCTGGTATGAAACAAGCTGCCAGTGGTGCATCGCAGTTGAATAATGGAACTGCTACTTTAAGTGACGGTTTAAATCAATATACTGCGGGTGTGTCTCAAGTTAGCAATGGTATTCAAACTTTAAATGTGAAGGTTTCGCCACTGGCTGGTGGAATCCAACAATTGCAGCAAGGGGTTCAACCACTAGCTTCAGGTGTAGGACAACTAGCTAATGGTTCTAATCAATTAAGTAGTGGTTTACAACAGTTGCAGTCTGCTTTAGCTTCGAGTACTTCAGGCGATCAACAAGCGCAATTGAACCAATTAACTTCAGCATTGCCACAAATTAATAGTGGTATTCAACAGTTAAATCAACAGTTACAAGCAAGCAGTGGTAGTTTAGGTGGTATTGATCAATTAACTGGTCAGATTTCTGGTATTGGTACTCAAGCTCAAACTATTGGAGCTAACTTAAAAGAAGCCGGAGCAACTTTGCAAAATATTAGCCAAAGTGCTGGTGGAACAACATCTGATCCTAATGCTTCTGCTAATGGGATTGCCCAAGCTGTGATTGATGCTTTGGGACCAGATACACTTACTGCCGATCAACAAGCTACAATTACTAGTGCGGTTACTCAAGCAGTTGCTCAATCAGCAAGCCAGGGTGGTCAAGCTGATATTGCGGGTGCATTACAAAGCGTAGCGGCTAATTTACAAAATGCTAGTGCAGCTGATCAACAAATTGCTGCACATTTACAAGCAATTCAACAAGCAGCGCCACAATTACAGCAGATTAATACCCAAATTAATCAGTTACAGGCAAGTGTTGCTCAATTGGCTCAAGCTTCTAATGTTGCTTTGCCAGGAGCAAATCAAGCTATTACGCAACTTAATTCAGGTTTGAGCAATATTCAAGGTGCGGTTAATGGAAATGGTTCACAACCTGGTTTGCTTGGTGGTGCTAATCAATTATCTTCCGGGTTAAACCAAATGAATCAAATGGTACCAACTCTAACTAACGGTGTAAACCAACTTGGTTCTGGCAGTGGTCAGTTAACTAGTGGCATTCAACAATTAGCTAATGGTGCTTCAGCTTTACAAGCTAATTCAGGTATGTTAACTGGTGGGGCTCAACAATTAGCTAATGGTAGTGATCAATTAGGTTTGGCTTTAACTGATGGTGCTCAACAAGTTAATAGTATTAAAGCAGGACCGAAGAATGCAGATATGTTTGCTGCACCAACTAAGTTGAAACATACTAATTATAGTTATGTACCAAATTATGGACATGCTTTAGCACCCTATGTCTTATCAGTTGCTTTATATGTTGGTGCTTTGGTCTTCAATTTTGCTTATCCAATTCGTAAAGTGTCAGAAACTGGTAAATCTGCTACACAATGGTTCTTAAGTAAAGTAAGTGTAGGAGCAGTAGTGGCAGTTGCAATGGGTGTGTTAGAAGCTGGCTTGATTATGGTTGGCGGTTTGCAAATTGATCATGTTGCCCAATTCTTTGCAACTGCGGTGGTTTTCTCCTTATGTGCGATGTTTGTCATTATGTTCTTATCGATGACTTTTGATAATCCAGGTCGGTTTGTTGCGATGGTCCTCTTAATGTTGCAATTAGGTGGATCTGGTGGTACTTTCCCAATGGAAATTACCAATCACTTCTTTAATGTGATTCATCCTTATTTACCAATGACATATTCTATTTTAAGTTTCCGTCAATCAATTACTTCTGGATTAGGCACAACAATCTTTACTAGTTCTGTTTTGATTTTAGTAGCAATTACGATTGTAGCTCTTATACTGTTATGGTTGGCTATGATTGGATTGCAAAAAATTCATCTGAATGGAGTTTCACAACTAGATGATAATCAAAAATTACAAGCAGTAGAAGAATATGACACACCGAAGCATCTAGCTATTGATGATAAAGAAGATCGAATTGAAACTGGTAATGAAGAATAATTATTGAATAAATCTAAAAAAATCGCTCGCAAATTTGCGGGCGATTTTTTTATATGAATAAGCTTTATCCTTTTTCAATATCTTTGGAAATTTGTTGCATTCCCACTTCAATGTTATAAAGTTTTTGGGAATATTCTTGTAATTTAGCTGTATGTTGATCGGCCTTTTCTTTGCTAATAAAATTTTTATAGTGTAGTTTATGCTCGAGGCTGGACCACATTTCCATACCCACTGTCCGAATTTGAATTTCGACAGGAACATCTTTATGAGTGCCATTTGATAAAAAGACAGGGACAGTAACAACTAAATGGGCACTGCGATAACCATTAGGTTTAGGATGGTTAATATAATCTTTTCTTTTAACTAATTTGACATCGTCTTGTTCAATTAAAGTTTGTTCAATACGAAAGATGTCATCTAAATAATTAGTAATCACACGAATACCAGCAATATCTAAAATGTTTTTATTAATGCTTTCAATGGTATAATCTAAGTGCTTTCGCTCTAATTTTTCCATCAGACTAGCAGGGCTTTTAATTCTTTCCTCAATGAGATTAATGGGATTGTGTTGATGAACTAATGAAAATTCATCGTCGAGATTTTCTAATTTTGTACCAATTTCTTTAATAGCTGCGCGTCTTAACATGTACACGTAAGTTAGTTGTTTAAAATCTTGTAAATGATCGCGTAAGGGTGACTGCTGTAATTGAATTTCTAACTGACTAATATTAAATAAATTATTTCGTTCTAATATCATAAGTTAACCTCCAAGTATAGTGACTATTATATAGTATTTATCTTTAAAATGGAGGTGAAGTTTTGCTTAATTTGCTTGCCAAGCGGCGGTTCGTAATTGTGATACAGTATTTTGATAGTCAGAACTTTGAGTTAATAAAGAAATTACGGCTGCTCCCGCAGCTTGGGTCTGAGCTAAGGCAGGTAGATCATCAGTTTTAATACCACCAATAGCTACTACAGGACGAGTTGCAGCTTTTACTAGGCGAGTTAAACCAGAAATACCAATAACAGGACTAGCATCTGCTTTAGAAGTTGTAGCAAAGATAGGTCCACACCCATAATAATCGATGCCATCAATTTGATTAGCAGCTTGAACTTCAGCTAAATTGGAACAAGAATAGCCAATTATCATCTTTTGACCCACACTTTGAATAACCTGAGTGATTTTTTGATCTGATTGACCAACATGGATACCATCTGCTTGTACTTTTAAAGCTAGTTGAACGTCATCATCAATCAAGAAAGGAACATGATAGTCGTTACATAATGCTTTGAATTGGCGTGCTGCTTGCAAACGCTGATCAGGAGTAAAGTGCGAGTTAGGTCCTTTATCGCGAAATTGAAATGCAGTAATTCCTGCAGCTAAAGCTTTGTGGACTACTGTTAAAAGATTATCCTGCTTTAAATCCTGGCTGCCACAAATGAAATAAGCATTTAATATTTGCGGATTAAATTTTTTCATAAGCTAAACCTTCTTTCTGGGCGGCCCAATGATTTAAAGGACCATGTCCGTGACCGACTTGAATGGGATGTTCAATGGTTGCTGTTACATAATTTTTACCGCATCTAATTGCAGTAGCTAAATCAGCTCCATGGGCCAATTCAGCAGTAATGCATGCAGAAATAGTATCACCAGTACCATGAGTGCGATTGGTATGAGTACGCGGTTTGGTAAGCCAAAAATGAGTCTGATTAGCCAATAAAACATAGTCACTAACAGTGTCTGAATTCTGATGGCCACCTTTAATGAGCACATTTTGCGCACCCAAATTTTGCAATATTCGGGCTGTCTTTTGAAAATCTACTTTATTTTCAATATGTTGTCCGGTAAGTTTTTCTGCTTCAGGAATATTAGGCGTGATAAGTGTTGCTAAAGGCAATAGTTCTCTTTTGACCGTCACAATAGCTTCCTCACTTAATAACGCAGTTCCACCTTTAGCAATCATTACCGGATCAACAATTATAGGACCAAAATTATATTTTTTGAGATTTTGAACGACAGCGCGGACACGATTACTATCACCCAACATACCAGTTTTACAAGCTCTAATTTGAAAATCTTCTGCGATTGCGGCAAATTGAGCATTAATTAAACTTTGTGGCATTAACTTGCTAGCCTGCACATCTAGAGTATTTTGGGCTGTTACAGCTACAACTACTGCCGTACCAAAAACATGGCGGGCTTGAAAAGTTTTTAAATCGGCCATGATTCCAGCTCCTCCACCTGAATCCGTGCCAGCAATAGTTAAAACTTCTGGGAAAGAATTAATTGTATTAGACATTTATACAGCCTCGATTTCAAATTTTGCAGATTGTGTTAAATCACTAACTTGAATTTGAGCTAGTTTATCTAATAAGCATGCTGTAAAAGTTCCAGGTCCGATATTTGGTTGTGCATTGGCTGCTAATTCACCACTTAACCCCATAACTAAAGTAGCCATTTGTGCTGCTTCATACAAATTTTGGGAAGAAATCGCAGCAAAGGCAGCACTAATACTAGATAACATATCGCCAGATCCTACATGAACTTGTAGTAAAGAATTTCCATTATGCACTTTCGTTACTGCTTTACCGTCAGTAATAATATCTATAGCACCACTCATAATTACGACACAGTGATATTTTTGTGCTGTTTTTTGAGCAATCTCCACACGATTGCCTTGACCTTCACCTGAGTCAATTCCTTTTGCTTGCCATTCAAAACCTCCTAAAGCAGCAATTTCCCCAGTATTACCTCGAATAATATCTGCATGAAATTCTTGTAATAATTGTGGAATAATGCGATGACGATAAGCTACGGAACTAACAGCCACAGGATCAATAACTACTGGTAAATGATATTGATTGGCTAATTGTCCCATTTTTTGAATATGAGCCACTTGCTCTTTAGTAAAAGCGCCAAAATTCAATTGCACCGCTTGACTAATTTGAATCATATCTTCAGTTTCTGCAATTTCTTCAGACATAATTGGTGAAGCGCCTAAAGCACTCAAGCCATTAGCCACGTCTTGAACAGTAACAAAATTAGAAATATTCAAGACAACCGGATTGGCTTGGCGTAAATTATCTAAAAGTTGAAAATCCATCAAAAATCCTCCTTATATTTAAAAAGCCACCATCTCCTAAGAAACGGCGGCTAAAATTTATTGATTAGCTTAGTGCACACGTCCCTTCGCAAGTCTTAACTCGAACAGGTTCAAAGGGTCTCAAGTTTTTAATTTGATCTCAGCCAATATGGCACCCCTCGTGTATTAAAAAGTATACGCTTTCAGTGTAACGTATTTTACTTAAAATAGAAATAACCAATGAGTATATTTTTAAAAATTATAGTAAAAATTTTAATCTTTATTGATTTCATTACTATCAAAATATTTTCAAAAAATTTATTTTTATCTTTTAATTTTGAAAAAAATTGTTACAATAGTAATACGAACATTTTGTTAGAATATAAAAATTATAGTTCGCGATTGGAGGGATAGAGATTAATTTTACAACAGTAATTCAAGGAGCCTATTTTTCGGCTGCTGATCCAGATACAGTGACTTATCAAACTGATAATTTGATTTGTATTGACAACAGCGGTTATATTGCGGCAATTATAACGCCTCAAGATTCTGATTATGCAGCAATTTTGGCTACTGCTCAAAAACGAGATTGCTTGATACAACTGAGCACACAACAAGTGGTTTTACCTGGTTTTATTGATTTACATATTCATGCTCCTCAATGGCCTAATGCCGGAGTAGCGTTAGATCGGCCTTTGGAAGAATGGTTGAATGTTTATACCTTTCCTTTAGAAGCTCAATATCAGGATGCGAACTTTGCTCAACAAGTATATGCCGACTTAGTTCAGGAATTGTTAGCTCAAGGAACAACTACTGCTTTATACTTTGGTTCAGTTCACAATCAAGGTAATTTGGCTTTGGCGCAGGCTTGTTTAAAATATCAGCAACGGGGATTTATCGGGAAAGTGGTAATGGATAATCCCGAACAAACTCCCGCCAATTATCGTGATGAATCGGCTGCACAAGCACTACAAGCAACGCAAAGCTTTATTGAACAACTGCAGCAATTAAATCAAACTACAAGAATATCATTGACGCCAGTAATTACACCGCGCTTTTTACCGAGTTGCAGTGATGAGGCTTTGGCTGGCTTAGGTCAATTAGCCCATCAGTATAATTTGCCCATTCAATCCCATTGTAGTGAAAGTGATTGGGAAAATGGCTATGCTTTGCAGCATTATCACCAACGAGATGCGCAAGTCTTAAATCGTTTTGGGTTATTGACTAATAAAGCAGTTATGGCACATGGGACATTACTAAATGAAGATGATTTGAACTTATTTCAACAACAAGGTGTTGCGATTGCTCATTGTCCAATTTCCAATGTATATTTTGGTAATGCAATTTTACCAACAAAAACAATTTTGCAAAAACAGATTAAAATGGGCTTAGGTACTGATATTTCAGGTGGTTATAGTGAGAGTCTATATCAAAATATTCGCCAAGCAGTGATTTCAGCTCATCAACGTCATGATGGAGTAGATGGCCAAATTAACGCCTTAAATCGAGGTACCCAAGATGAGTTTTTAACAATTAAAAATGCTTTTTACTTAGCTACTCTTGGTGGTGCGCGCAGTTTGCAGCTACCCACTGGTCAAATTAAAGTGGGATGTTATGCGGATTTACAAATTGTGCATAATAATTGGACAACTTGGCAATCAGAAACACCAGCTATGCGATTTGAAAAATTAATGTACCATACTGATAAAAACAATATTGACCAAGTATTAGTTCAAGGACAAATTATTCAAAAAAAGGAGTAGCTGCGTGAAAACTCAAGATAATGGATTACTATATGGACCAGAAGACAAAATTCCGGTTTGGGAGTCGGGTTTATTAGGGTTACAGCATGTTTTAGCAATGGATGTTTATGTACCGCCACTGATTATTGCCGGTTTGTTGTCAATGGATGCCGCGCAAAAAACCGGATTTTTGCAAGTTGCCTTTTTAGCTTGTGGACTTGGGACTTTAATACAGACTATCTGGTTATTAAAGATGCCAATGTCTCAAGGTCCTTCTTATGTTCCAGTAGGAGCAGTAGCTGGCGTTTATTTGGCTAATGGTGCTTCCCATGGTGGTATGGCAACAGTGATTGGGTCTTGTCTAGTAGGGGCAATTTTATTAATTATTTTAGGATTAACTGGGATTTATCAAAAAATCATTAATAAATTAGTACCTCCGGTTGTAGGTGGGACCATTATTGCTTGTGTGGGTTTATCCCTTTTACCTTCAGCCTTGAACGATAATATTTTTCAAGCTCCAGGTAATATTTATCAAAATATGGAATTAGCAGCAATTACGATGGGAGCTTTGCTAATCACCATTGCTTTGAGTAATTATTTTCGGCGGACACGTAAAATTCTCAAGGCTGGCTCCATCGTTATTGCCATGTTTGTAGGAACTTTGGCTGCTGCCCATATGAAATTATTCAATTGGTCTCTAATACAACAAGCACCCTGGTTTTCTTGGCCGCAGTTTACTGCAGCTTATTATGGGATTCATTTTTCAGGGATGGCAATTTTCACGTTTGTTATTATTTATATTGTGCTCACAACTGAAACGATGGGTACTTGGTTTGCCATGAGTTCAGTTACTAATGAACCAATTACTGCACGCCAATGGAATCGAGGTTTAATTGGTGAAGGCCTAAGTTGTTTGTTAGCGGCTTTATTGGGGAGTACACCAATGACTGGTTATTCGACAAATGCTGGTGTAGTATCTATTACAGGAGTTGCTAGTCGTCGCGTCTTTATTGCTGTGGGTGTGTGGTTTATTATTTTAGGTTTTGTGGGCAAGCTATCTGCCTTTTTATCAGCAATTCCAGATGCTATTATTGGTGGGGTTTTCTCCATTATCTGTATGATTATTATGCTCAATGGTTTGAAATTAATTAAGACAATGACCGGTAATGAAATTTATATTGTTGGTGTTCCAATGGTATTAACCTTAGCATTAATTTTAGTGCCGGCCAAAGTTATTAGTCAAACACCGCCAATGTTGCAATACTTTTTGAAATCACCGATTACGATTGCAGCCTTAACTGCGATTATTTTGAATTTAGTTTTAAATTGGCAACCGCATTGGACAAAGGAAAAAACAGCTAAAATACTGAATTAGAAAAAGAGTTAAAGAAGGTCAAGATAAATTTTTTCTTGACCTTCTTTAAGTTTATAAAAATTTCAAGTTCAACTAATCTAATTTTGTAAAAATTTCAGGGGGAATAGAAGTGTCTTAATTTTTATTAAAAAATCTCTTTCATAAAAATTTATAAGTTGGAGCATAGTTTATATTTTTGATATTCTGTTGACAGAAATTATCCCTATTATATAATCAGAATATAAATAGATGTTTTGGATTTTTATAACATATTACATATATTGAAGGTGTTAGTGAAATTGGAAGAAGGGATTTTCTTTCCCAATTTTTGGTCTGATGACCAAGTTGATAATTGGATTACTACTTTTATTACTAATAAAATGAATACTTCTATAGATTTGGATAATTTTGATTCTGATAAAGCACTTTCAGTCGATTTATTGCGTAAGTTATACGTAAAAAATCGTTTATTTTTTAATGAAATAATTCAGCTTTTTAAATTGTTTGGAATTAAAGTACAAGTTAATCACGGACAAGGAATTTTTGGAGTTTTTAAATGGCAACACGATACTATCATTGTTAATGATACTCGTTTTGTGGATGTAAAAGATTTTATTAGCCGACACCCATTATTGAATTCATTAAATCTATTTCCATCCATATTAGCTTATAACAGTTTATTTGGACTAGTTCTTAATCAATTGATTTTTGTTAATCCAACTATTGAGATAGATAATTTGGTTCAACTTTTTAATGTTGATAAAATTAAAATATCTACATATAGCAAATTAACTAACTTTGAAATCCAAGAAAGTGGTGAAATTAATAATTCTCGACTTAGACTTGATCAACTCTTTGACAAAAAACAACAATCTTTAATTGTTAATAAGTTCATACAGTTAGGTATAGAATACGTTGATGAATTGACCTTAAGCAAGATTAAGCGAGTTTTTGCAGATAGTGAAATTGAAATAAAACAACAACAAGAAATAGAAAGTAAACTAACTAAAGTAACAGAGATTGATTTTAAAAAATTACATCCGGAAAACTTTTTGGATGTAGAAGATTTTGAATCAATGCCAGTCAACTTTGTATTTAACAAGAAAACAGATAATGTTATTTTGCGTTCTTTTCAAGCACATGGAGTAACTAAAATTTCACAAATAACTGTAGAAAAGTTACGTGTAATCTGTTTAACACCAGGTATTGGTAATAAAAAACTACGTAAAATTATAGATAATATTAAAGATATTCAACAAAAATATATAAAAACTAAAAATTTATCTTCATATTCGGTTTTTTTGCCAATGATTCCGTTATCGGCAGATGTTTTTGATAACGTGAAACATTTAAAAGAACCTCTTATCTTATCTATATTTTCTTATTTTGGGAGATAAATTATTTTATTGTAATAAAGCAATTAAACTGGGGAAAAAATCCTCTAATTAAAGAATTAATACAAAACTTACAATCGATTGTTCATGTGCCACAAGAAACCACAAATATTCCTTCAGTTAATATTTTACGTCAAGCTTTAATACTAGATTTGAATAAAGATCAGCAATGGGTAAATCAATATTCGGATAAGCTATTGAATTATAGTTGGTCTATTCAGCAAAGACTTTTACCGCATTCTATAGAATATTATTTAAATCAATATATTCAAACTATGGATGAACGAGCACGTGATATTTTTAAGAATCGAAAAATGATTAAAGAACCCTTGACTTTGGAAGCTTTAGGTCGTCGCTGGGGCATTACTCGCGAACGTGTTCGGCAAATGGAGACTAAATATTCTGTAAAATTCTAT
The nucleotide sequence above comes from Bombilactobacillus bombi. Encoded proteins:
- the guaD gene encoding guanine deaminase codes for the protein MTYQTDNLICIDNSGYIAAIITPQDSDYAAILATAQKRDCLIQLSTQQVVLPGFIDLHIHAPQWPNAGVALDRPLEEWLNVYTFPLEAQYQDANFAQQVYADLVQELLAQGTTTALYFGSVHNQGNLALAQACLKYQQRGFIGKVVMDNPEQTPANYRDESAAQALQATQSFIEQLQQLNQTTRISLTPVITPRFLPSCSDEALAGLGQLAHQYNLPIQSHCSESDWENGYALQHYHQRDAQVLNRFGLLTNKAVMAHGTLLNEDDLNLFQQQGVAIAHCPISNVYFGNAILPTKTILQKQIKMGLGTDISGGYSESLYQNIRQAVISAHQRHDGVDGQINALNRGTQDEFLTIKNAFYLATLGGARSLQLPTGQIKVGCYADLQIVHNNWTTWQSETPAMRFEKLMYHTDKNNIDQVLVQGQIIQKKE
- a CDS encoding uracil-xanthine permease family protein; protein product: MKTQDNGLLYGPEDKIPVWESGLLGLQHVLAMDVYVPPLIIAGLLSMDAAQKTGFLQVAFLACGLGTLIQTIWLLKMPMSQGPSYVPVGAVAGVYLANGASHGGMATVIGSCLVGAILLIILGLTGIYQKIINKLVPPVVGGTIIACVGLSLLPSALNDNIFQAPGNIYQNMELAAITMGALLITIALSNYFRRTRKILKAGSIVIAMFVGTLAAAHMKLFNWSLIQQAPWFSWPQFTAAYYGIHFSGMAIFTFVIIYIVLTTETMGTWFAMSSVTNEPITARQWNRGLIGEGLSCLLAALLGSTPMTGYSTNAGVVSITGVASRRVFIAVGVWFIILGFVGKLSAFLSAIPDAIIGGVFSIICMIIMLNGLKLIKTMTGNEIYIVGVPMVLTLALILVPAKVISQTPPMLQYFLKSPITIAALTAIILNLVLNWQPHWTKEKTAKILN